A stretch of Amycolatopsis balhimycina FH 1894 DNA encodes these proteins:
- a CDS encoding CBS domain-containing protein: MNAGKVSAVMTANPITVSPQTPFKDIAQLLTGNGISAVGVVDKTGALVGVVSEADLLPHLWEERKPRWRDRRLARKATACVAKDLMTSPAVTIDVEATLAAAAAQFAHSGMRRLFVLRNGKVAGVVSRRDLVAVFTRGDSDLEREVSERVLRDQLGLGPDRVRIEVRAGIVTVVGRVERRSDIDPVTRLIQELSGVVEVRNRLDYVWNDVA, translated from the coding sequence ATGAACGCCGGCAAGGTGTCCGCGGTGATGACCGCCAACCCGATTACCGTTTCCCCGCAGACGCCTTTCAAGGACATCGCCCAGCTGCTCACCGGCAACGGGATCAGCGCGGTCGGCGTGGTCGACAAGACCGGCGCTTTGGTCGGCGTCGTCTCCGAGGCGGACTTGCTCCCGCACCTGTGGGAGGAGCGCAAGCCCCGGTGGCGCGACCGCCGGCTGGCCCGCAAGGCCACCGCGTGCGTCGCGAAGGACCTGATGACGAGCCCGGCCGTCACGATCGACGTCGAGGCGACACTCGCCGCCGCCGCCGCGCAGTTCGCGCACAGCGGCATGCGCCGGTTGTTCGTGCTGCGCAACGGGAAGGTGGCGGGTGTGGTGTCCCGCCGTGACCTGGTGGCGGTCTTCACTCGCGGCGACAGCGATCTCGAGCGCGAGGTCAGCGAACGGGTGCTGCGGGATCAGCTCGGCCTCGGGCCGGACCGGGTCCGCATCGAGGTGCGGGCCGGGATCGTCACGGTCGTCGGACGGGTGGAGCGCCGCAGCGACATCGACCCGGTGACCCGGCTGATCCAGGAACTGTCCGGGGTGGTCGAGGTGCGCAATCGCCTGGACTACGTGTGGAACGACGTCGCCTGA
- a CDS encoding universal stress protein, producing the protein MSATGNPPIVVAVDGSETAAAAALWAAGEAARRHASLLVYTAYGLEDVAFGGKVYPPSDWLAVKEAEADRLLRQTWATLEAAVPGLAIATEASDRGPVPGLLEVSERARILVTGEPVGAIAGLFSGSPDVDLAARAHCPVVVVRGTEKPGGPVVVGADGSPLSEAAIAWAFEEASIRNAPLVALYTWHDGDTAGLFSDGNVAFQGESLQDSGRRLLAQRLAGWQEKYPDVQVERRVEHDKPRARLHEVSRDAQLIVVGSRGRGGFTGLVLGSTSQALLHHAACPVMVVRTEKEV; encoded by the coding sequence ATGAGCGCAACCGGAAACCCGCCGATCGTCGTCGCCGTGGACGGTTCGGAGACCGCCGCGGCGGCCGCGTTGTGGGCGGCCGGGGAAGCAGCCCGCCGGCACGCGTCCCTGCTCGTCTACACCGCCTACGGCTTGGAGGACGTGGCGTTCGGCGGCAAGGTCTATCCGCCGTCGGACTGGCTGGCGGTCAAGGAGGCCGAAGCAGACCGGCTGCTGCGGCAGACCTGGGCCACGCTCGAAGCCGCCGTGCCGGGGCTGGCCATTGCGACCGAGGCGAGTGACCGCGGCCCGGTTCCCGGCCTGCTCGAAGTTTCGGAGCGAGCCCGGATCCTCGTCACCGGCGAACCGGTCGGGGCGATCGCGGGCCTGTTCAGCGGCTCGCCCGATGTCGACCTCGCCGCGCGGGCGCACTGCCCGGTCGTGGTCGTCCGCGGTACGGAGAAGCCCGGCGGCCCGGTCGTCGTGGGTGCCGACGGCAGCCCTTTGAGCGAAGCGGCGATCGCCTGGGCCTTCGAGGAGGCCTCGATCCGCAACGCCCCGCTCGTCGCCCTCTACACCTGGCACGACGGCGACACCGCCGGCCTGTTCAGCGACGGCAATGTCGCCTTCCAGGGTGAATCCCTTCAGGACTCGGGCCGTCGCCTGCTCGCGCAGCGGCTCGCGGGTTGGCAGGAGAAGTACCCGGACGTCCAGGTCGAGCGCCGCGTCGAGCACGACAAGCCCCGCGCCCGCCTGCACGAGGTGAGCCGTGACGCGCAGCTGATCGTCGTCGGCAGCCGTGGCCGAGGCGGCTTCACCGGGCTGGTGCTCGGCTCCACGAGCCAGGCTCTCCTGCACCACGCGGCCTGCCCGGTCATGGTCGTCCGTACCGAGAAAGAGGTTTGA
- a CDS encoding universal stress protein, with protein sequence MSAAAAIPPIVTGVDGSVESLDAVRWAARTAHLHSAPLEIWYALDFSALLAGGVIPPPEEMKEVLRVRGRRYLRAAAELAAAQGVPDAATRLDSNRAAQALIDASRTASLLVVGSSGLGKLTGFLAGSVASAVGAHAACDTVVVRGDTWDEPGAAERPVVAGVDGGEAGTRILTTALAEARTRHAPLIVVHAAADEPPAREQDRAALADADHRLLADRDVEGVTVEEAVVQAHPRRELIERSATAQLVVLGTRAAAGSPGSCWGPPARPCCTTRPVRSTWSAAPETAESPHLDRPSPFRLRGLEAPRTGAVRPSSPPRGGVWIQTKVRHIMESQDSPRGFAPATTAEPTSETTRRNRRDRLALQPAGFVAPRYTDVSDHRLARTLTAEDRSEEDGLDPLERVTCRTHRRWLHDCVSSPLHVVIVTGTRWCRNCECALNVAIDQLAGDVAVHCPSCGETPATRATRQLVRACRASLATAADR encoded by the coding sequence ATGAGCGCCGCAGCAGCCATCCCGCCGATCGTCACCGGAGTGGACGGATCCGTCGAGTCGCTCGACGCCGTCCGCTGGGCCGCGCGCACCGCTCACCTGCACAGCGCGCCGCTGGAGATCTGGTACGCCCTCGACTTCTCCGCTCTGCTCGCCGGCGGTGTCATCCCGCCGCCGGAAGAGATGAAGGAAGTGCTGCGTGTCCGCGGCCGCCGGTACCTGCGTGCCGCGGCGGAGCTCGCCGCGGCACAAGGCGTGCCGGACGCCGCCACCCGGCTCGATTCCAACCGCGCCGCCCAGGCGCTCATCGACGCCTCCCGCACGGCGTCGCTGCTCGTGGTGGGCTCGAGCGGACTCGGCAAGCTGACCGGCTTCCTGGCCGGCTCGGTCGCCTCGGCCGTGGGAGCGCACGCCGCTTGCGACACCGTCGTCGTGCGCGGCGACACCTGGGACGAGCCAGGCGCGGCGGAGCGGCCGGTGGTCGCCGGCGTCGACGGTGGCGAAGCCGGCACACGGATCCTCACGACCGCGCTCGCCGAAGCGCGCACGCGCCACGCCCCGCTGATCGTGGTCCACGCGGCCGCGGACGAACCCCCAGCCCGCGAACAGGACCGCGCGGCGCTCGCCGATGCCGACCACCGGCTGCTGGCCGACCGCGACGTCGAAGGCGTCACGGTCGAAGAGGCCGTGGTCCAGGCGCACCCGCGCCGCGAGCTGATCGAGCGCAGCGCGACCGCCCAGCTGGTCGTGCTCGGCACCCGGGCCGCGGCGGGTTCCCCGGGCTCCTGCTGGGGTCCACCGGCCAGGCCCTGCTGCACAACTCGGCCTGTCCGGTCTACCTGGTCCGCGGCGCCTGAGACGGCCGAAAGTCCTCACCTCGACCGGCCTTCGCCCTTCCGGCTCCGGGGCCTGGAGGCCCCGCGAACCGGGGCGGTCCGGCCCTCGTCGCCCCCCCGCGGCGGAGTCTGGATCCAGACGAAAGTGAGGCACATCATGGAAAGCCAGGACTCCCCCCGCGGATTCGCCCCGGCGACGACGGCCGAGCCGACGTCTGAGACCACCCGCCGCAACCGCCGGGACCGCCTGGCGCTGCAGCCGGCCGGCTTCGTCGCCCCCCGCTACACCGACGTCTCCGACCACCGCCTGGCGCGGACGCTGACGGCCGAGGACCGGTCCGAAGAGGACGGTCTGGACCCGCTGGAGCGCGTCACGTGCCGGACGCACCGCCGCTGGCTGCACGACTGCGTGTCGTCACCGCTGCACGTCGTCATCGTCACCGGCACGCGCTGGTGCCGGAACTGCGAATGCGCGCTGAACGTCGCGATCGACCAACTGGCCGGCGACGTCGCGGTGCACTGCCCGTCCTGTGGCGAGACCCCGGCCACCCGCGCGACCCGCCAGCTCGTCCGCGCGTGCCGCGCCAGCCTGGCCACCGCGGCCGACCGCTGA
- a CDS encoding magnesium transporter CorA family protein codes for MSASRSRLYRSGVLEQENLSVAEATRHLADPAVTLWLNLDAPTAADLAALTTELGLHPLAVASVLDEDHQRPKLVHYDRHSFLAAYAVRLDPGDGVLRASELDAFVTDRILVTLHRNNTADIDALTARWDSTPELAKSGAGFLLHGLLDLLVDGHFDALQALDDQVEELEDLVFADQADTTDLQRRSLRLRKSLSRLRHLALPMREIVSSLMRREVRSVDDTLLPYFQDVYDHVLRVTEWTESLRDLLATIRETQLSIQGNRLNTIMKKVTSWAAIIAVPTAITGFYGQNIPYPGFAQASGVWVSTLAILVISATLYVLFKRRDWL; via the coding sequence ATGTCCGCGAGCCGGAGCCGCCTGTACCGCAGTGGTGTCCTGGAGCAGGAGAACCTTTCCGTCGCCGAAGCCACGCGGCACCTCGCCGACCCGGCCGTCACGCTCTGGCTGAACCTCGACGCCCCCACCGCGGCGGACCTGGCCGCGCTCACCACCGAACTCGGGCTGCACCCCCTCGCCGTCGCGTCGGTCCTCGACGAGGACCACCAGCGGCCGAAGCTCGTCCACTACGACCGCCACTCGTTCCTCGCCGCCTATGCCGTCCGGCTGGACCCCGGCGACGGCGTGCTCCGGGCTTCGGAGCTCGACGCGTTCGTCACCGACCGCATACTGGTCACCTTGCACCGCAACAACACCGCGGACATCGACGCCCTCACCGCGCGCTGGGACAGCACCCCCGAGCTCGCCAAGAGCGGCGCCGGCTTCCTGCTGCACGGCCTGCTCGACCTGCTCGTCGACGGGCACTTCGACGCACTCCAGGCCCTCGACGACCAGGTCGAGGAACTCGAGGACCTGGTCTTCGCCGACCAAGCCGACACGACGGATCTGCAGCGCCGCTCCCTGCGGCTGCGCAAGAGCCTCAGCCGGCTGCGGCACCTGGCTCTGCCGATGCGGGAGATCGTCAGCTCGCTGATGCGCCGCGAGGTCCGGTCCGTCGACGACACCCTGCTGCCCTACTTCCAGGACGTCTACGACCACGTCCTGCGCGTCACGGAGTGGACCGAGTCGCTGCGCGACCTGCTCGCGACGATCCGCGAAACGCAGCTGAGCATCCAGGGCAACCGGCTCAACACGATCATGAAGAAGGTGACCAGCTGGGCCGCGATCATCGCCGTGCCGACCGCGATCACCGGCTTCTACGGCCAGAACATCCCCTACCCCGGGTTCGCCCAGGCGTCCGGGGTGTGGGTCTCGACGCTCGCCATCCTCGTCATCTCGGCGACCCTGTACGTCCTGTTCAAACGGCGGGACTGGCTGTGA
- a CDS encoding cation-translocating P-type ATPase, translating to MKTTTHSEALHARPATEVAEQLGVDPQRGLSTGEAKARFERSGPNEVPAEAGPGPLLRLLRQFHDPLIYVLLLAGVVTGLFGGYVDAGVIGGVVALNALVGFVQESRAQRALDALSKILPADATVLRDGVARRTPAVRLVPGDVVELVAGDRVPADVRLLEVRLMEVDESALTGESVPVRKSADAVDGNAVVADRAGCAYSGTLVTRGWARAVVTATGGTTELGGIQHLVATAKVGATPLTRKLARFSRQLSVAIVAVAAGAFVLGVVRGTPVPEMFTAVVALAVGAIPEGLPAAVAIVLAIGVVRMSRRGAIVRNLPAVETLGGTTVICTDKTGTLTRNRMTVTTLAVAGRAVSPEEARECLVAGVLCNDAQLDEGDPTEIALLESALAAGLDPEAIRAAAPRTDTVPFESETRTMTTVHGDVGYLKGAVEEVVARCEDELVTDGVRPLDAAALDRVHRELTAQGLRVLAFARFTPGSAPVFLGLQAMQDPPRPEAVAAVGACWSAGIEVKMITGDHAGTARSIAAQVGLVDEAASARVLTGAELAALPEAAFDETVAATQVFARVSPGQKLELVRALQRRGHVVAMTGDGVNDAPALRRADIGVAMGRNGTDAARQAADMVLTDDDFASIEAAVREGRSVFDNLRKFIAWTLPANIGEGMVVLVAILLGVTLPIVPVQILWINMTTAVFLGLTMAFEPTEAGIMQRPPRPPKRPLFTGALLRRVVLVSLLLIMAAFAAYQAQLAAGVSLAAARTSAINVFVGVQAAYLLSCRSLDRPVLLAWPGRSRMFALGVGLTAGLQLVLTYVPVMNTWFHTAPVGAGSWLWVLGAAVVAFLVVEADKLVWHRLAARLQVSPGPAAAGRRVR from the coding sequence GTGAAGACCACCACCCATTCCGAGGCGCTCCACGCCCGGCCGGCGACCGAGGTCGCCGAGCAGCTCGGCGTGGACCCGCAGCGGGGGCTGAGCACCGGAGAAGCCAAAGCTCGCTTCGAGCGCTCCGGCCCCAACGAGGTTCCGGCGGAAGCCGGGCCGGGGCCGCTGCTCCGGCTGCTGCGCCAGTTCCACGACCCCCTCATCTACGTCCTGCTGCTCGCCGGCGTGGTGACCGGGCTGTTCGGCGGCTACGTCGACGCCGGGGTCATCGGCGGGGTCGTGGCGCTGAACGCCCTCGTCGGGTTCGTCCAGGAGTCGCGGGCCCAGCGGGCTCTCGACGCGCTGTCGAAGATACTTCCGGCCGACGCGACCGTTCTCCGCGACGGCGTCGCCCGGCGAACCCCCGCGGTGCGGCTCGTGCCGGGTGACGTCGTCGAGCTCGTGGCGGGGGATCGCGTGCCCGCCGACGTGCGCCTCCTCGAGGTTCGCCTGATGGAGGTCGACGAGTCGGCGCTGACCGGGGAGTCGGTGCCGGTCCGCAAGTCCGCCGACGCCGTCGACGGGAACGCCGTGGTCGCCGACCGGGCCGGCTGCGCCTACTCCGGGACGCTGGTGACGCGCGGCTGGGCGCGCGCCGTGGTCACGGCGACCGGCGGCACGACCGAGCTGGGCGGTATCCAGCACCTGGTGGCCACCGCAAAGGTCGGCGCCACCCCGCTCACGCGCAAGCTCGCCCGGTTCTCCCGGCAGCTGAGCGTCGCGATCGTCGCGGTCGCGGCCGGGGCGTTCGTGCTCGGCGTGGTCCGGGGCACCCCGGTGCCCGAGATGTTCACCGCGGTCGTCGCGCTCGCCGTCGGGGCGATTCCCGAAGGCCTCCCGGCCGCGGTGGCGATCGTCCTGGCCATCGGCGTGGTGCGGATGTCGCGGCGCGGCGCGATCGTGCGGAACCTGCCCGCGGTCGAGACCCTCGGCGGTACCACGGTGATCTGCACCGACAAGACCGGCACGCTCACGCGGAACCGGATGACCGTGACGACGCTGGCCGTTGCCGGCCGGGCGGTTTCCCCGGAAGAGGCGCGCGAGTGCCTCGTCGCGGGCGTTCTCTGCAACGACGCCCAGCTCGACGAGGGCGACCCGACGGAGATCGCGCTCCTCGAATCTGCTCTGGCGGCCGGGCTGGACCCCGAGGCGATCCGCGCCGCCGCGCCGCGCACGGACACCGTGCCGTTCGAGTCGGAAACCCGCACGATGACGACCGTCCACGGTGACGTCGGCTACCTCAAGGGCGCGGTCGAAGAGGTAGTGGCGCGGTGTGAGGACGAGCTGGTGACCGACGGCGTCCGTCCGCTCGACGCGGCGGCGCTGGACCGGGTGCACCGCGAGCTGACTGCGCAGGGGCTGCGGGTGCTCGCGTTTGCGCGGTTCACGCCGGGATCCGCGCCGGTTTTCCTGGGCCTGCAGGCGATGCAGGACCCGCCGCGGCCGGAGGCGGTCGCCGCGGTGGGGGCGTGCTGGAGTGCGGGCATCGAGGTCAAGATGATCACCGGCGACCACGCCGGGACGGCCCGGTCGATCGCTGCCCAAGTCGGGCTGGTCGACGAAGCCGCGTCGGCGCGGGTCCTCACCGGAGCCGAGCTGGCCGCGCTGCCCGAAGCGGCCTTCGACGAGACGGTGGCGGCCACGCAGGTGTTCGCCCGGGTGTCGCCGGGGCAGAAGCTCGAGCTGGTGCGGGCGTTGCAGCGGCGCGGGCACGTGGTCGCGATGACCGGCGACGGCGTCAACGACGCACCCGCGTTGCGTCGCGCGGACATCGGTGTCGCGATGGGACGCAACGGCACCGACGCCGCCCGGCAGGCGGCCGACATGGTGCTGACCGACGACGACTTCGCCTCGATCGAGGCGGCGGTGCGGGAAGGCCGGAGCGTCTTCGACAACCTGCGCAAGTTCATCGCCTGGACGCTGCCGGCCAACATCGGTGAAGGCATGGTGGTGCTGGTGGCGATCCTGCTCGGCGTGACGCTGCCGATCGTGCCGGTGCAGATCCTCTGGATCAACATGACCACGGCGGTTTTCCTCGGCCTGACGATGGCGTTCGAGCCGACGGAAGCGGGCATCATGCAGCGGCCACCACGCCCGCCGAAACGTCCGCTCTTCACCGGCGCCTTACTGCGCCGGGTCGTGCTCGTGTCGCTTCTGCTCATCATGGCGGCTTTCGCCGCCTACCAGGCTCAGCTGGCGGCGGGGGTGTCGCTGGCAGCGGCGCGTACGAGCGCGATCAACGTGTTCGTCGGGGTCCAGGCCGCGTACCTGCTGAGCTGCCGGTCGCTGGACCGGCCGGTACTGCTCGCGTGGCCCGGCCGCAGCCGGATGTTCGCCCTCGGCGTCGGGCTCACCGCCGGGCTGCAGCTGGTGCTGACCTACGTCCCGGTCATGAACACGTGGTTCCACACGGCGCCGGTGGGCGCCGGCTCCTGGCTGTGGGTGCTGGGTGCCGCCGTCGTGGCGTTCCTCGTGGTGGAAGCGGACAAGTTGGTCTGGCATCGGCTGGCGGCGCGGCTGCAGGTCAGCCCAGGCCCGGCAGCCGCCGGACGGCGAGTGCGGTGA
- a CDS encoding spore germination protein GerW family protein has translation MKVDELLTKAKDGLETKLVYGEPYEVDGVTVIVASTVGTGGGGGDSRDEKGRSGEGAGFGLSAKPVGVYVIKDGKLRWEPAVDVNRLVATLGAIAVAAIFAATRLAKLKYGAETDERP, from the coding sequence ATGAAGGTCGACGAACTGCTCACGAAGGCGAAGGACGGGCTGGAGACCAAGCTGGTCTACGGCGAGCCGTACGAAGTCGACGGGGTCACGGTGATCGTGGCGTCGACCGTCGGCACCGGCGGAGGTGGCGGCGACAGCCGCGACGAGAAAGGCCGTTCCGGGGAAGGCGCCGGGTTCGGCCTGTCGGCCAAACCGGTCGGGGTGTACGTCATCAAGGACGGCAAGCTCCGCTGGGAGCCGGCCGTCGACGTGAACCGCCTCGTGGCGACGCTCGGCGCGATCGCCGTCGCGGCGATCTTCGCCGCGACACGGCTGGCCAAGCTCAAGTACGGCGCCGAGACCGATGAGCGTCCCTGA
- a CDS encoding pyridoxamine 5'-phosphate oxidase family protein — MSVPDLRPLDPARCHALLASVPLGRLGFVHGGRPVIRPVNFTVAADAIWLRSGRNSWADRLNGQPVTFEADAHDPGGHTGWSVIVTGTAALITDVETVAAQLGAELRSWAPPPRDRLLRIGVDRIEGRLLALRPGADDMTESGLP, encoded by the coding sequence ATGAGCGTCCCTGATCTGCGTCCGCTGGACCCGGCCCGCTGCCACGCGTTGCTTGCCTCCGTCCCACTCGGCCGCCTGGGCTTCGTCCACGGCGGACGGCCGGTGATCCGGCCGGTCAACTTCACCGTGGCGGCCGACGCGATCTGGCTGCGGTCAGGCCGCAACTCCTGGGCCGACCGGCTAAACGGGCAGCCGGTCACCTTCGAAGCCGACGCACACGACCCCGGCGGCCACACCGGCTGGAGCGTGATCGTCACCGGGACAGCTGCCCTCATCACGGACGTCGAAACCGTGGCCGCCCAGCTCGGCGCCGAACTGCGCTCGTGGGCTCCCCCACCGCGCGACCGGCTGCTGCGGATCGGCGTCGACCGGATCGAGGGCCGCTTGCTCGCCCTCCGGCCCGGCGCGGACGACATGACGGAATCAGGGCTTCCATGA
- a CDS encoding helicase HerA domain-containing protein has translation MRTPLTSLRTNASVLRRFAELTPESRARLLDDVDGETRELTHLLGHLRDWAITWGPIVAPVLAVGIAGFVIGRRRWVRRCHARLVADARQVTVLAPPTVDPASGAALWSNLVGLLRPAWRRWFTGQPHVACEYMFSEAGVGIRLWVPGVIPPGLVERAIEAAWPGSHTRVGTADPPLPPPEAEQRRLVVGGELRLARSEALPIRTDFDADPLRALIGAPVGLGRDEYACVQILARPVTGRRVAKARRSARRVHTGGSTRVVGRLLDMVTPGMKSRSTRNTAKSGALHSDPQTSIEYAAQNRAIVAKQRGSQYETIIRYAVATLLPADAAESEVRQARDVARGRAHALAASFASYTEHNHYTRHRVRHPGPVLADRRLGKGDLLSVAELAALAHLPTDEAIPGVQRAGARAISPPPGIATPGPEAKPIGVTDTGHERPVALRVPDARHHLHVIGATGSGKSTLLGNMILADAEAGRGIVLIDPKGDLVTDMLSRLPRSVADRVVIFDADSKTRPPCLNPLDGGETDLTVDNLVSVFRRVYSAFWGPRTDDVMRAACLTLRTQEGVATLADLPKLLADPAFRSRVTAGVTDPVLRGFWSWYEELTDSSRSQVISPLMNKLRAFLLRPFVRDAIAGGHSTVDMAEVLDGGICLVRIPKGSLGEETTRLVGSLVVARTWQATTARARTPQRQRRDASMVIDECHNFLNLPYPIEDMLAEARGFRVAMTLAHQHLGQLPRELREGMSTNARSKIFFNASPEDSRELSRHTAPRLSDHDLAHLGVYHAAVRLVLNGEEAQPFTMRTQPLPRAIPGRAREIRGIARRALRSRVPGATASGAQAPTRPTQRPAGTSGQTRPTSGDRRGQSGVRARSADPRRQQS, from the coding sequence CTGCGGACGCCCCTGACCAGCCTCCGCACCAACGCCAGCGTCCTGCGCCGGTTCGCCGAGCTCACCCCCGAATCGCGGGCCCGCCTGCTCGACGACGTCGACGGCGAAACCCGCGAGCTGACCCACCTGCTGGGTCACTTGCGGGACTGGGCGATCACCTGGGGGCCGATCGTCGCCCCGGTGCTCGCAGTCGGCATCGCGGGCTTCGTGATCGGCCGGCGCCGGTGGGTGCGGCGCTGTCACGCGAGGCTGGTCGCCGACGCCCGCCAGGTCACCGTGCTCGCGCCGCCCACCGTGGATCCCGCGAGCGGCGCGGCCTTGTGGTCCAACCTTGTCGGGCTGCTGCGCCCGGCCTGGCGCCGGTGGTTCACCGGGCAGCCCCATGTGGCCTGCGAGTACATGTTCTCCGAGGCAGGGGTCGGCATCCGCCTGTGGGTACCCGGTGTGATCCCACCCGGCCTGGTCGAACGCGCCATCGAGGCCGCCTGGCCCGGCTCACACACACGGGTCGGCACCGCCGACCCACCCTTGCCACCGCCAGAAGCCGAACAGCGGCGGCTGGTCGTCGGCGGTGAACTCCGCCTCGCCCGCTCCGAGGCACTGCCGATCCGCACCGACTTCGACGCCGACCCACTCCGCGCCCTGATCGGCGCCCCGGTCGGCCTCGGCCGCGACGAGTACGCCTGCGTCCAGATCCTCGCCCGCCCGGTCACCGGCCGCCGGGTCGCCAAAGCCCGCCGCTCCGCGCGGCGAGTGCACACCGGCGGCTCCACCCGAGTGGTCGGCCGCCTGCTCGACATGGTCACTCCCGGCATGAAATCCAGGTCCACGCGGAACACCGCGAAGTCCGGGGCGCTGCACAGCGATCCGCAGACCTCGATCGAGTACGCGGCGCAGAACCGCGCCATCGTCGCCAAACAGCGCGGCTCGCAGTACGAGACGATCATCCGCTACGCCGTCGCCACCCTCCTGCCCGCCGACGCCGCCGAGAGCGAGGTCCGCCAGGCGCGGGATGTCGCCCGCGGACGGGCACACGCGCTGGCCGCGAGCTTCGCTTCCTACACCGAGCACAACCACTACACCCGCCACCGCGTCCGCCATCCCGGCCCCGTGCTGGCCGACCGGCGGCTCGGCAAGGGCGACCTGCTGTCCGTGGCCGAGCTGGCGGCGCTGGCGCACTTGCCGACCGACGAGGCGATCCCCGGCGTGCAGCGTGCCGGCGCCCGCGCGATCTCCCCGCCACCCGGCATCGCCACGCCCGGCCCGGAGGCCAAGCCGATCGGCGTCACCGACACTGGACACGAACGTCCCGTGGCACTGCGCGTCCCGGACGCGCGGCACCACCTGCACGTCATCGGCGCGACCGGCTCCGGCAAGTCCACCTTGCTGGGCAACATGATCCTGGCCGACGCCGAAGCCGGACGCGGGATCGTGCTGATCGACCCCAAGGGCGACCTCGTCACCGACATGCTCTCCCGTCTGCCTCGCTCGGTAGCGGATCGTGTCGTGATCTTCGACGCCGACTCGAAGACCCGGCCGCCTTGCCTGAACCCTTTGGACGGCGGCGAAACCGACTTGACCGTCGACAACCTCGTCTCGGTGTTCCGGCGGGTGTACTCCGCGTTCTGGGGGCCGCGTACCGACGACGTGATGCGCGCCGCCTGCTTGACCCTGCGCACCCAGGAAGGCGTCGCCACCCTCGCCGACCTGCCGAAGCTGCTGGCCGATCCTGCCTTCCGATCACGGGTCACCGCCGGGGTCACCGACCCGGTGCTGCGCGGGTTCTGGTCCTGGTACGAGGAACTCACCGACTCCTCCCGAAGCCAGGTGATCAGCCCGCTGATGAACAAGCTGCGGGCGTTCCTGCTGCGGCCGTTCGTGCGCGACGCCATCGCGGGCGGTCATTCCACAGTGGACATGGCGGAGGTGCTCGACGGCGGGATCTGCCTGGTGCGCATCCCTAAAGGCTCGCTCGGTGAGGAAACCACCCGGCTGGTCGGGTCGCTGGTGGTCGCCCGGACCTGGCAGGCCACCACCGCCCGTGCCCGCACGCCGCAACGCCAGCGCCGGGACGCGTCGATGGTGATCGACGAGTGTCACAACTTCTTGAATTTGCCGTACCCGATCGAGGACATGCTGGCCGAGGCACGGGGCTTCCGGGTCGCGATGACGTTGGCGCATCAGCATCTTGGCCAGCTTCCCCGTGAGTTGCGGGAAGGCATGTCCACCAACGCTCGCAGCAAGATCTTCTTCAACGCCTCCCCGGAAGACTCTCGCGAGCTGTCGCGGCACACCGCGCCCCGGCTGTCCGACCACGACTTGGCCCACCTGGGCGTCTACCACGCCGCCGTACGGCTCGTGCTGAACGGGGAAGAGGCGCAGCCGTTCACCATGCGCACCCAGCCGCTTCCTCGCGCGATTCCCGGCCGCGCACGGGAGATTCGCGGCATCGCCCGCCGCGCCTTGCGCAGCCGAGTTCCCGGTGCCACCGCGTCCGGTGCGCAGGCACCAACCCGTCCTACGCAGCGGCCCGCCGGGACGTCAGGGCAGACGCGGCCGACCAGCGGCGATCGCCGGGGCCAGTCCGGCGTCCGGGCGCGGAGCGCCGACCCGCGCCGTCAGCAGTCCTGA